One stretch of Clavibacter californiensis DNA includes these proteins:
- a CDS encoding 3-oxoacyl-ACP synthase III gives MLLNGNATFRHRNTSLLGLASVLAPHTVTSVEIDDRLKPVLSRLRLPTGLLQRVAGVLERRNWDTSMSFDAAATEAGRKALAQAGVEASQIGLLINTSVTRAHLEPSVAVSIHNGLGLPSSALNFDIANACLGFVNAMTLAGHLIDSGQIDYAMIVDGEDAGEIRHNTVARLLRPETTRADFLSEFPSLTLGAGAAAAVLGRTSDHPEGHRILGGVTRAATQHHELCIGDVDGMFTDTKELLRGGMELVVDAWKEAAQDDWDWSDMDRYILHQVSDVHTNAIVKAAKLDKSRVPLTYPRYGNVGPASIPITLADQADSLSRGDRVLCMGVGSGLNTAMTEILW, from the coding sequence ATGCTGTTGAACGGTAACGCCACATTCCGGCATCGGAACACCTCCCTGCTGGGGCTCGCCAGCGTCCTCGCCCCGCACACCGTGACCTCCGTCGAGATCGACGACCGGCTGAAGCCCGTGCTGTCCCGGCTCCGCCTCCCCACCGGTCTGCTGCAGCGCGTCGCGGGCGTGCTCGAGCGGCGCAACTGGGACACGTCCATGTCGTTCGACGCGGCCGCAACGGAGGCCGGACGCAAGGCGCTCGCGCAGGCCGGCGTCGAGGCGTCGCAGATCGGGCTGCTCATCAACACGTCCGTCACGCGCGCGCACCTCGAACCGAGCGTCGCGGTCAGCATCCACAACGGGCTCGGTCTGCCGTCGTCCGCCCTCAACTTCGACATCGCCAACGCGTGCCTCGGCTTCGTGAACGCCATGACGCTCGCCGGCCACCTCATCGACTCGGGCCAGATCGACTACGCGATGATCGTCGACGGCGAGGACGCCGGCGAGATCCGCCACAACACGGTCGCGCGCCTGCTCCGGCCGGAGACCACGCGCGCCGACTTCCTCAGCGAGTTCCCCAGCCTCACCCTCGGCGCGGGCGCCGCGGCCGCCGTCCTCGGACGCACGAGCGACCACCCCGAGGGGCACCGGATCCTCGGCGGCGTCACGCGCGCGGCCACCCAGCACCACGAGCTCTGCATCGGCGACGTGGACGGCATGTTCACCGACACCAAGGAGCTGCTCCGCGGCGGCATGGAGCTCGTCGTCGACGCGTGGAAGGAAGCCGCGCAGGACGACTGGGACTGGTCCGACATGGACCGCTACATCCTCCACCAGGTCTCGGACGTGCACACGAACGCCATCGTCAAGGCCGCGAAGCTCGACAAGTCGCGCGTGCCGCTCACCTACCCGCGCTACGGCAACGTCGGGCCCGCGAGCATCCCCATCACGCTCGCCGACCAGGCCGACAGCCTGAGCCGCGGCGACCGCGTGCTCTGCATGGGCGTGGGCTCGGGCCTCAACACGGCCATGACCGAGATCCTCTGGTAG
- the ispG gene encoding flavodoxin-dependent (E)-4-hydroxy-3-methylbut-2-enyl-diphosphate synthase, with amino-acid sequence MPAVNLGMPKVPEVLAPRRKTRQISVGKVKVGGNAQVSVQSMTTTQTTNINATLQQIAELTATGCDIVRVAVPHQDDADVLHILAKKSQIPIIADIHFQPRYVFTAIDAGVGAVRVNPGNIRKFDDQVGAIAKAAKAAGVSIRIGVNAGSLHPSLLQKYGKATPEALVESAVWEASLFEEHDFHDFKISVKHNDPVIMVKAYRLLAERGDWPLHLGVTEAGPAFQGTIKSATAFGILLSEGIGDTIRVSLSAPPAEEVKVGLQILQSLNLRERKLEIVSCPSCGRAQVDVYSLAEQVTEGLKHVNVPLRVAVMGCVVNGPGEAREAELGVASGNGRGQIFVKGEVIKTVPEAEIVQTLIEEANRLAAEMPAGSIGSPEILV; translated from the coding sequence GTGCCAGCAGTCAATCTCGGAATGCCGAAGGTCCCTGAGGTCCTCGCGCCCCGCCGCAAGACCCGTCAGATCAGCGTCGGCAAGGTGAAGGTGGGCGGGAACGCCCAGGTGAGCGTCCAGTCGATGACGACGACGCAGACGACCAACATCAACGCGACGCTCCAGCAGATCGCCGAGCTCACGGCCACGGGCTGCGACATCGTGCGCGTCGCGGTGCCGCACCAGGACGACGCGGACGTGCTGCACATCCTCGCGAAGAAGAGCCAGATCCCGATCATCGCGGACATCCACTTCCAGCCCCGCTACGTCTTCACCGCCATCGACGCCGGCGTCGGCGCGGTGCGCGTGAACCCCGGCAACATCCGCAAGTTCGACGACCAGGTCGGCGCCATCGCGAAGGCCGCCAAGGCCGCTGGCGTGTCCATCCGGATCGGCGTCAACGCCGGGTCCCTGCACCCGAGCCTGCTGCAGAAGTACGGCAAGGCCACGCCCGAGGCGCTCGTCGAGTCCGCCGTCTGGGAGGCCAGCCTCTTCGAGGAGCACGACTTCCACGACTTCAAGATCTCGGTCAAGCACAACGACCCGGTCATCATGGTGAAGGCGTACCGCCTGCTCGCCGAGCGCGGCGACTGGCCGCTGCACCTCGGCGTCACCGAGGCGGGACCCGCGTTCCAGGGCACCATCAAGAGCGCCACGGCGTTCGGGATCCTGCTCTCCGAGGGCATCGGCGACACCATCCGCGTCTCCCTCTCCGCGCCGCCGGCCGAGGAGGTGAAGGTGGGCCTGCAGATCCTGCAGTCGCTCAACCTCCGCGAGCGCAAGCTCGAGATCGTCTCCTGCCCGAGCTGCGGCCGCGCCCAGGTCGACGTCTACTCGCTCGCCGAGCAGGTCACCGAGGGCCTGAAGCACGTCAATGTGCCGCTGCGCGTGGCCGTCATGGGCTGCGTCGTGAACGGTCCCGGCGAGGCCCGCGAGGCCGAGCTCGGCGTGGCGTCCGGCAACGGCCGCGGGCAGATCTTCGTCAAGGGCGAGGTCATCAAGACGGTGCCCGAGGCCGAGATCGTCCAGACCCTCATCGAGGAGGCCAACCGCCTCGCCGCGGAGATGCCCGCCGGATCCATCGGCAGCCCCGAGATCCTGGTCTAG
- a CDS encoding M50 family metallopeptidase — MDGVFLYILGVLIIVVGVAVSIGLHEVGHLVPAKLFGVRVTQYMIGFGPTIFSRRKGETEYGVKAIPLGGYISMIGMFPPQSSRAGTSSTGIAQLVGPDTRRDAADAGSTTTPDAGDRAGRGFFDLLVQDARQASAESVGDEEDRAFYKLPVPKRMVIMLGGPAMNFILAIVLFAIVLCGFGVTTPTTTVGQVNACIVPAGSSASADAATCPAGAPEAPGAAAGLQPGDTIVSIDGSPVTAWDQVTSTVQVSAGKELDVVVERDGARQTLAITPVLTQQAVIGQRGAPEVDEQGNPVTREVGLIGFSPTQAVQQQPLSAAFTTTGENMAAVGNLILNLPQRLVDVGRAAFGGGERDPNGPMSVVGVGRVAGEIASLDETPVASRASAMIGLVASLNVALGMINLLPLLPLDGGHVLGAIVEGVRRFLAKAFGRRDPGPVDVAKLMPLTFVVVIVFGAMSALLIFADLVNPVRLT; from the coding sequence GTGCGCGTCACGCAGTACATGATCGGCTTCGGGCCCACCATCTTCAGCCGCCGCAAGGGCGAGACCGAGTACGGCGTGAAGGCCATCCCGCTCGGCGGCTACATCTCCATGATCGGCATGTTCCCGCCGCAGAGCTCCCGCGCCGGCACGAGCAGCACGGGGATCGCGCAGCTGGTCGGGCCCGACACCCGCCGCGACGCCGCCGACGCCGGATCGACGACCACCCCGGACGCCGGTGACCGCGCCGGTCGCGGCTTCTTCGACCTCCTCGTGCAGGACGCCCGCCAGGCCAGCGCCGAGAGCGTCGGCGACGAGGAGGACCGCGCCTTCTACAAGCTGCCCGTCCCCAAGCGCATGGTGATCATGCTCGGCGGCCCGGCGATGAACTTCATCCTGGCGATCGTGCTGTTCGCGATCGTCCTCTGCGGCTTCGGCGTCACGACGCCCACCACCACGGTCGGCCAGGTGAACGCGTGCATCGTGCCCGCCGGATCCAGCGCGTCCGCCGACGCCGCCACCTGCCCCGCCGGCGCACCCGAGGCGCCGGGCGCCGCGGCCGGCCTCCAGCCCGGCGACACGATCGTCAGCATCGACGGCTCGCCGGTCACCGCATGGGACCAGGTCACGAGCACGGTCCAGGTCTCCGCCGGGAAGGAGCTCGACGTCGTCGTGGAGCGCGACGGCGCGCGGCAGACGCTCGCCATCACGCCCGTGCTGACGCAGCAGGCCGTCATCGGCCAGCGCGGCGCCCCCGAGGTCGACGAACAGGGGAACCCGGTCACGCGCGAGGTGGGCCTCATCGGCTTCAGCCCGACGCAGGCGGTGCAGCAGCAGCCGCTCTCCGCCGCGTTCACCACCACGGGCGAGAACATGGCCGCGGTCGGCAACCTCATCCTGAACCTCCCGCAGCGCCTGGTGGACGTCGGCCGCGCCGCGTTCGGCGGCGGCGAGCGGGACCCGAACGGCCCGATGAGCGTCGTCGGCGTCGGCCGCGTCGCGGGCGAGATCGCGAGCCTCGACGAGACGCCGGTCGCCTCGCGTGCCTCCGCGATGATCGGCCTGGTCGCCTCGCTCAACGTGGCGCTCGGCATGATCAACCTGCTGCCGCTCCTGCCGCTCGACGGCGGGCACGTGCTCGGCGCGATCGTTGAGGGCGTCCGACGGTTCCTCGCGAAGGCCTTCGGCCGGCGCGATCCCGGACCGGTCGACGTCGCGAAGCTCATGCCGCTGACGTTCGTGGTCGTCATCGTCTTCGGCGCGATGAGCGCGCTGCTGATCTTCGCCGACCTGGTGAACCCCGTCCGCCTGACGTGA